The Algoriphagus sanaruensis genome window below encodes:
- a CDS encoding (2Fe-2S)-binding protein produces the protein MANYTLKINGKSHAVEVEDDTPLLWVLRDHLGLVGTKFSCGIAQCGACTVHLNGNATFSCVTPVSSVGNSEVTTIEGLSESGNHPVQKAWEEVDVAQCGYCQAGQIMTAAAFLEQNPNPTMEEIDNAMNRNICRCGTYHKIREAVALAAKTK, from the coding sequence ATGGCAAATTATACCCTAAAAATCAATGGAAAATCCCATGCAGTAGAGGTGGAGGATGATACTCCGCTTTTGTGGGTGCTTCGAGACCACTTGGGATTGGTAGGAACCAAGTTTTCTTGTGGCATAGCTCAATGCGGTGCGTGCACAGTTCATTTGAATGGAAATGCTACTTTTTCATGCGTGACTCCGGTTTCTAGTGTAGGCAACTCAGAGGTGACGACGATTGAAGGCTTGTCTGAATCTGGAAATCATCCTGTTCAAAAAGCTTGGGAGGAAGTGGATGTGGCTCAGTGTGGATATTGTCAAGCTGGACAAATTATGACTGCAGCGGCATTTTTGGAGCAAAACCCAAATCCTACTATGGAGGAAATTGATAATGCGATGAATCGAAATATTTGTCGTTGTGGGACTTATCATAAAATTCGAGAAGCTGTGGCTTTAGCTGCTAAAACCAAATAA
- a CDS encoding NADPH-dependent F420 reductase produces the protein MKIAIIGTGNVGGALATKWAKAGHEINLGVQDSSNFKGMELLKNPNTKVFSIEEAVRLSNVILVATPANAAVEVAKSMGNTTGKIIIDSMNIVMGRGPKGFKSTAEAILANTQTEDVVKCFNTTGYNNMVNPIYEITALDMFVAGDSEMGKRAAIQLAKDAGFGECYSIGGNDKFELIEQFAWFWINLAMFQDQGRDIGFKLLKR, from the coding sequence ATGAAAATCGCAATAATAGGAACCGGAAATGTGGGTGGCGCTTTGGCTACCAAATGGGCCAAGGCCGGCCATGAAATTAATTTGGGCGTACAGGATAGCTCAAATTTTAAGGGAATGGAATTATTGAAAAATCCAAATACGAAGGTTTTTTCAATAGAAGAAGCTGTCCGCCTATCCAATGTAATTCTTGTAGCTACTCCAGCAAACGCTGCTGTAGAAGTGGCTAAAAGCATGGGAAATACCACAGGAAAAATCATCATTGACTCCATGAATATCGTCATGGGACGTGGACCGAAAGGCTTTAAATCTACTGCTGAGGCTATCTTAGCCAATACCCAAACCGAGGACGTGGTCAAATGCTTTAATACCACAGGCTACAATAATATGGTCAATCCAATTTATGAAATCACTGCCCTTGATATGTTTGTGGCGGGAGATAGCGAAATGGGAAAAAGAGCTGCCATCCAGCTTGCGAAAGATGCTGGATTTGGAGAATGTTATTCCATTGGAGGAAATGACAAATTTGAGCTTATAGAGCAATTTGCCTGGTTTTGGATCAATTTAGCCATGTTCCAAGACCAAGGTCGGGATATCGGATTTAAACTTTTAAAACGATGA
- a CDS encoding cysteine desulfurase family protein yields MNYPIYFDYNATTPCAPEVIEAMLPFFGVHFGNAASKSHPFGWIAENAVEEAREKIANLIGAKPKEIIFTSGATESINLAIKGTFESYVEEKQHYITCQTEHKAVLDTFSELEKIGAEVTYLPVDSNGTISLKDLENSIRSYTKMICLMWANNETGVIHPISEIAALAESRNIIFFTDGVQAAGKIPVSVSGIHLMALSAHKLYGPKGVGALYVRHNHSLPKPLAQIHGGGHEKGLRSGTLNVPGIVGFGKAAELRLMEMKEEGKRLEILRNRLESDILGIQGTILNGSQDNRLPHVSNISFSGVEGEELLKKINQKIAVSSGSACTSISPKPSHVLQAMALNPDLGRASIRFSLGRNTSLENVEFAAAWTSEVIESLRTN; encoded by the coding sequence ATGAATTACCCAATTTACTTCGATTATAATGCGACAACCCCTTGTGCTCCAGAGGTTATTGAAGCAATGCTTCCATTTTTTGGGGTTCATTTTGGAAATGCGGCTAGCAAAAGTCATCCTTTTGGATGGATTGCTGAAAATGCAGTGGAAGAAGCGAGGGAAAAAATTGCAAATCTGATAGGAGCCAAACCCAAAGAGATCATTTTTACCTCAGGTGCTACCGAATCTATCAATCTTGCGATAAAAGGAACTTTTGAATCTTATGTCGAGGAAAAGCAGCATTACATCACTTGCCAAACAGAGCATAAAGCGGTCTTGGATACGTTTTCGGAATTAGAGAAGATAGGCGCAGAAGTAACCTATCTCCCTGTGGATTCTAATGGCACAATCAGTCTAAAAGATTTGGAAAATTCCATTCGCTCATACACCAAAATGATTTGCTTGATGTGGGCTAATAACGAAACAGGTGTGATTCATCCGATTTCAGAAATTGCAGCGCTGGCAGAATCAAGAAATATTATCTTTTTCACCGATGGGGTACAGGCAGCAGGTAAAATTCCTGTTTCAGTATCAGGAATTCATTTGATGGCACTTTCTGCTCATAAATTGTATGGCCCCAAAGGAGTAGGGGCACTGTATGTCAGGCATAACCATAGTTTGCCAAAACCTTTGGCTCAAATCCATGGAGGGGGGCATGAAAAAGGATTGCGAAGTGGAACCCTGAATGTTCCTGGAATTGTAGGATTTGGAAAGGCTGCAGAATTGAGGTTAATGGAGATGAAAGAAGAAGGAAAAAGATTAGAAATCCTTCGAAATAGACTTGAATCAGATATTTTGGGGATTCAAGGAACGATCTTGAATGGAAGTCAGGATAATAGATTGCCTCATGTTTCCAATATATCATTCTCAGGAGTTGAAGGTGAAGAGCTTCTCAAAAAAATCAATCAGAAAATTGCGGTGAGTTCGGGTTCAGCCTGTACTTCTATTTCTCCTAAACCCAGTCATGTTTTGCAAGCTATGGCGCTTAATCCGGATTTGGGAAGAGCTTCGATTCGCTTTAGTCTTGGAAGGAATACAAGTCTGGAAAATGTTGAATTTGCAGCCGCTTGGACAAGCGAGGTTATTGAATCGTTGAGGACCAATTAA
- a CDS encoding winged helix-turn-helix transcriptional regulator, translating to MPDFLFNNKLYYNPVEFAMDRIGGTWKMPILWRLKDRIMRYGELKKDIPHITHKMLTSQLRELEEEGFIVRTVYPVVPPKVEYSITERGLSAIPIIDTIRNYGKQLMEDFGVGEKK from the coding sequence ATGCCTGATTTCTTATTTAACAATAAGCTGTATTACAACCCGGTTGAATTCGCAATGGATAGAATCGGGGGTACATGGAAGATGCCTATCTTATGGAGATTAAAGGATCGGATCATGCGCTATGGAGAATTGAAAAAAGACATTCCCCATATCACTCATAAAATGCTGACAAGCCAATTGAGGGAATTGGAAGAAGAAGGATTTATAGTCAGAACAGTTTATCCGGTAGTTCCGCCTAAGGTGGAATATTCCATCACGGAAAGAGGACTTTCGGCTATTCCAATCATCGATACCATTCGAAATTACGGCAAGCAGCTGATGGAAGATTTTGGGGTTGGAGAGAAAAAATAA
- a CDS encoding SDR family oxidoreductase encodes MKVALVTGAAKGLGLEWCHQLGLKGYKVILTARNFEQAQLAASELNQQDLVIYPKALDVANESEIEDLASWATELFGRVDLIVNNAGINPKDYADKSRMAKAFNLSQLDYQEMLQVIQINSLAPLMMVKHFLPLLKKSEKPLVVNISSWLSSVSQLSFGGHYGYVGSKNLLNVLNKSMALELKNEGIICVNVNPGWVKTQMGGQKATFTTEESVKNLIKNIVEKVSLEETGSFLNFDGSPHPW; translated from the coding sequence ATGAAAGTAGCCCTAGTCACTGGAGCAGCAAAGGGCCTTGGTCTTGAATGGTGTCACCAACTCGGACTAAAAGGATATAAAGTAATCCTCACTGCAAGAAATTTTGAACAGGCTCAGCTAGCAGCAAGTGAATTAAACCAACAGGATTTGGTCATTTATCCCAAAGCCCTAGATGTCGCTAATGAATCAGAAATTGAAGATTTAGCCTCCTGGGCTACTGAGCTATTTGGAAGAGTTGACCTCATTGTCAACAATGCAGGAATCAATCCAAAAGACTATGCGGATAAATCCAGAATGGCAAAGGCTTTCAACCTTTCACAATTAGATTATCAGGAAATGCTCCAGGTAATCCAGATCAATAGCTTAGCTCCTTTGATGATGGTTAAGCACTTTTTACCGCTTTTGAAAAAGAGCGAAAAACCATTAGTGGTCAATATTTCAAGTTGGCTTTCTTCCGTCAGCCAACTTTCTTTTGGAGGACATTATGGATATGTAGGAAGCAAAAATCTGTTGAATGTCCTGAATAAATCCATGGCTCTTGAACTCAAAAATGAGGGAATTATTTGCGTCAATGTCAATCCGGGTTGGGTTAAAACCCAAATGGGAGGACAAAAAGCAACTTTCACCACAGAGGAGTCAGTCAAAAATTTGATCAAAAATATTGTCGAAAAAGTAAGCTTAGAGGAAACAGGAAGCTTTTTGAATTTTGACGGGAGCCCGCATCCATGGTAA
- a CDS encoding xanthine dehydrogenase family protein molybdopterin-binding subunit, whose amino-acid sequence MNTITRASRRDFLKIAGTTAGGLFIGFNWFSCDSPKVEVLSTEQILAQAKSFNAYLSISPTGDVVIYSPNPELGQNIKTSFPMVVAEELDADWEKVRVVQANLDTEKFDRQLTGGSGAMPHSWERLRKAGATAKFLLVAAAAEKWNVPAEEIVVESGIISHPGSGNKGHFGEFVELAATKIAPEEVQLKDKKDFKIIGTPVKNVDAKEMYTGKPLYGLDFYREGMKHAMVQRAPFGMKIKSVDDAAARAVSGISDVVVFGTSVAVVGNSTWPLLKAKKLLKVEYEPDGAVESSADHDRIFSELMAKGKAEVKRKDGNVDIAFKNAAKVVTAEYQCPFLAHSPMEPENFFAHVSGDRCELIGPTQTPDRARQAAAQILGIPVENITVEITRLGGGFGRRLRADYAEEAVHISKAINAPVKVTWNREDELTGGAYRPAVRYRFEAALDASGTMMGYKLRGVGMNAGNTTRENNFPSGAVDHVLIESIEHQSSITTNAWRAPITNFLAYAEQSFLDEVALEVGKDPVEFRLKLLNRAKTNPVGELGYDVDRMIGVVKTAAEKGNWGKNPEVKQGFSVYFSHRSYVAQVADIEVKGGTPVLKKITAVTDCGMVVNPTGANHQVRGGIVDGMGHAMYTNLTFENGLPKQRNYDSYRLIRLKEVPEIETHFVDSGFDPTGLGEPALPPTGGAIANAIFAATGRRLRSQPFIEQKEFSDIKLEIKRA is encoded by the coding sequence ATGAATACTATAACAAGAGCAAGTCGAAGGGATTTTCTTAAAATCGCCGGAACCACCGCAGGAGGTTTATTTATCGGGTTCAACTGGTTTAGTTGCGATTCTCCAAAAGTTGAAGTGCTAAGCACTGAGCAAATTTTAGCTCAAGCCAAATCATTTAACGCGTATTTGTCTATTTCTCCAACGGGTGATGTGGTGATCTATTCTCCTAATCCAGAGCTTGGTCAAAATATAAAAACCTCCTTCCCGATGGTGGTAGCAGAGGAATTGGATGCAGACTGGGAAAAGGTACGTGTAGTTCAAGCCAATCTCGATACCGAAAAATTTGATCGTCAGCTTACAGGAGGATCAGGTGCAATGCCTCATAGCTGGGAAAGGTTGAGAAAAGCAGGGGCTACTGCGAAGTTTTTACTCGTAGCGGCAGCGGCAGAGAAATGGAATGTTCCAGCTGAGGAGATCGTGGTGGAAAGTGGAATTATTTCGCATCCTGGAAGTGGAAATAAGGGACATTTTGGAGAGTTTGTGGAATTAGCAGCTACAAAAATTGCTCCTGAGGAAGTTCAATTAAAAGACAAAAAGGATTTTAAAATCATTGGTACTCCGGTTAAAAATGTGGATGCCAAAGAAATGTATACCGGTAAGCCTTTATACGGATTGGATTTTTATCGGGAAGGAATGAAGCATGCCATGGTTCAGCGAGCTCCTTTTGGGATGAAAATCAAATCAGTAGATGATGCTGCTGCTCGTGCTGTTTCTGGAATCTCTGACGTGGTAGTCTTTGGAACAAGTGTGGCTGTGGTCGGAAATTCTACATGGCCATTGTTAAAGGCCAAGAAACTGTTAAAAGTAGAGTATGAGCCAGATGGTGCCGTGGAAAGTTCAGCCGACCATGATCGTATTTTTTCGGAATTGATGGCAAAAGGAAAAGCTGAGGTTAAGCGAAAAGATGGAAATGTGGATATAGCTTTCAAAAATGCTGCGAAAGTGGTGACTGCTGAATATCAGTGTCCATTTTTGGCTCATTCTCCCATGGAACCAGAGAATTTCTTCGCTCATGTCTCTGGAGATCGATGCGAACTCATCGGTCCAACTCAAACTCCAGATCGAGCAAGGCAAGCTGCTGCCCAGATTTTGGGTATTCCTGTGGAAAACATTACCGTTGAAATCACTCGCCTAGGAGGTGGATTTGGAAGAAGGCTTCGTGCCGACTATGCCGAAGAGGCTGTTCATATTTCAAAAGCCATCAATGCACCGGTAAAAGTAACCTGGAATCGCGAGGATGAATTGACTGGAGGGGCTTATCGACCAGCGGTCAGGTATCGTTTTGAAGCCGCCTTGGATGCCTCCGGAACCATGATGGGTTATAAATTAAGAGGAGTAGGGATGAATGCTGGAAATACCACCCGTGAAAATAATTTCCCTTCCGGAGCCGTTGATCATGTATTGATAGAAAGTATTGAACATCAGTCATCAATTACAACCAATGCTTGGCGGGCTCCTATCACCAATTTCTTGGCCTATGCTGAGCAAAGTTTTCTAGATGAAGTAGCCTTAGAGGTAGGGAAGGATCCTGTCGAATTCCGACTAAAATTGTTAAATAGAGCCAAGACCAATCCTGTAGGAGAGTTAGGTTATGATGTGGATCGAATGATCGGAGTGGTAAAAACTGCTGCTGAAAAAGGCAATTGGGGTAAAAACCCTGAGGTTAAGCAAGGATTTAGCGTGTATTTCTCTCATCGCTCTTATGTGGCTCAAGTGGCAGATATTGAGGTCAAAGGTGGTACACCAGTCTTGAAGAAAATCACTGCGGTAACTGATTGCGGGATGGTGGTTAACCCAACTGGCGCCAATCATCAGGTTCGAGGCGGAATCGTTGACGGGATGGGGCATGCGATGTACACCAATCTTACCTTTGAAAACGGTCTTCCCAAGCAGCGGAATTATGATTCTTATCGCTTGATTCGACTCAAGGAGGTACCTGAAATTGAAACTCATTTTGTGGATTCTGGATTTGACCCAACTGGTTTAGGGGAGCCGGCATTACCTCCAACAGGAGGAGCTATAGCAAATGCAATTTTTGCTGCAACAGGTAGAAGACTTCGAAGTCAACCCTTTATTGAGCAAAAGGAATTTTCGGATATTAAACTGGAAATCAAACGAGCTTAA